ACTCTTGGAATCCACAACAGGCAGGCTAAAATCAAGATGTCATCTGCTAAATACGTCTTCCCCAAGGCCCTCAAAGAACTGCGATTTCACCTGTCACAAACCGAGCCCTCTTCTGCTCATTTAAGGTATGTTCACCTATATGCGGTCCACTCCAGCTgagaaacaaacaagaaatcggGAGATTCTCTAGTTGATGTTTTGTCAAATACATTATATTCTATATGCTCCGCATGTGGCTCATTACCAGCCTGGTCTGCTATCATCGTAGCGTATAGATAAAGATGGTGTCTGTTCAACTCTTTCTGGCAGTTTGAAGATACTAACATATTCAGGGCCGTATTGACCAAATGGTATCCATCGTTGAAAAAGAATAATCCAACCACTCCTATTCTTATTAGAGAGGCTTCAATTGCCTCGCCTGTTGCATTTGCTCGTTTTGGTATGTTCTGAGGTTCCTACTGATACTGGAGGTGCAATAAATTACGAAATTTCAGGTTGTTTGAGTATAGGtgaaaatttcaattaTCTCATGATGTCTTGACTTGAGCTTGTCTTGCCAGCTGACAGAGTGACTTTTGATACTTGAAAGTATCTTGCTATTCTTAGATAACTGAAATTTTGTTTACAAGTCCACTTCACAGATTCAGTACTTCGTAGTTCGATGGTACATTTGACGGTATCACCAATATACTTGAATGAAGAGCAGCAGTCACAGTGATATCTGGCTCTGAGAAGAAATCACAAGTAAACTGTTGTTAAGCTCCTCTTTATTGCATTACTAACATATTACAGAGCACGGAAGAGAAGCGAGAGTTCACCTTGCGAACGCCTCCTCACAAGGAGACGTCGAAAAGGCCATCCGCCAACTCATCGAAGCTAACCATTAATGTATACAATTTACGACTAATAAAGTGCTGTGCATTCATTCAGGTTGTCATCAAACGTTGatcgtgcctccggccgTTGTGATATGCTCCTTGCACCTTGCTCTTCCCATCTCCGTTGAGTTAGGTTTCAGGTCACCGCTCAACATCAATTACATATTTGATCACAGTTAACagctaaaaaaaaatccccGGCTTTCCTCTGACTGTAATAAAAGCGACCTTCGGGGTCTACATATTCCCTGTTGGGCTCACCAATTAAAAATACCATCAAAAGTGAGTCGTCCTCACTCACTGAAGGAGTAACACTAAACCATAGCAACACTGCGATTCCAATAGTCCTAAAGAAACCGAAGAGTTAGTAACCGTCAAACAGGattatattatatcagTAATTTTGATCTGCAGGGGTAGTCGGAGAACCCGGTGATAGTAAGTCGCGTGTACGGAGAGCGGCTGTAAAGATAGGCGCGGACAACGCGGCAGCAGCGAAACTTGTATCAAATTGAGTTGAGTTTAGGCTCTTTCATCATACAGCACGAGCTACGCTCAAAACGTCACCTTTCTTTTCGACAGGAATCTTTTCAAAAAGTATAAACGAAACTAGTGCCAATCATACACTGGAACTGAGTTTGTGTCAAAACCCAAATTGGATCATTCTGGATCAGGCGTTTTGTCTATAGCCAGtgtttgaaatttcagtcTCTAGCAGGGGGCCGTTTGtcactttttctttctctcaTTTGTTTCCACCTGATTGATTTCATACAGTAAAGTACCGCTAAGATTGCTTTGTTTTTCTTATTTCAGTTTGTTTTGTATTTCAATTTTGCACACGATAGGGGATACCAACATCCGTGATTGCGTTGATTGTATTTTGGCCATTATCATAGAGCATAGTCATTGTGGACTTGAGCAATTTATTCCTTTAATAACTTTAAAAGATTCATTCAGTAAAAATGTCAGCAGCGGATAGACTTGTCCAGGATCTCAACATCTTGATAGAATCAACAGTGTCTAATATCACAACCACTATATCCAAAGTTCCGGGATCAGCGATAGTGATAAGATACGTGCAATCCTCGTACCAAAATGATCCAGCGCGGTCAGTTCTCGAgttgctattgctgctatttGCTGTGAGGTACTTCTTGGCATCGAAATATTCTTATAACAAAAAGAATTATGTTCGACTAACAGAGGATGAAGTAGAAGAATTGATTGAAGATTGGACACCCGAACCGTTGATTAAGCCAATTACTGAACTggatcaaaaaaatatcgatGATATTCCTATAATTGAAACACATAATGGGCCCATTGTCAAACTTCAAGGACACAACGGACGCGAGTTTCTCAACCTCACCTCGACTGATGTATACAATTTCAACAATAACGACCGCATCAAACAAGAGGCCATTCGTTCGGTTCGTAAACATGGAGTTGGTTCATGTGGTCCTGCAGGGTTTTATGGACACCAAGATGCACACTGGGACTGTGAGCGTGCTCTCTCAGATTTTCTTGGAACTGAACGTAGTATTCTTTATTCTCAGGGATTTGCTACTTCGTCAAGTGTAATTCCATGTTTTCTTAAGCGTGGCGATGTTATTATCGCTGATGATAAGATTAATCTCGGTATCCAAAAGGGTATGCAGTTATCTCGTGCTAGTGTTTTTTGGTACGAGCATAATAATATGGAAGAATTGGAGAAGGTCATGATCCTTGCTaataagaagaagcagcgtGGTCCCATCCCTCGCAGATTCCTCATTACAGAAGGTATTTACGAGACTGAGGGAGACTCTCCTGACCTCGCTACCATGATCAAGCTTAAGCACAAATATAAGTACCGTCTCCTTATTGACGAATCTTGGTCGTTTGGTATTCTTGGAGACCATGGCAAGGGTCTTCCTGAGCAACTGGGGATCGATCGTAAAGAGATTGACATCACTCTTGGTGTTCTTGCATCTGCATTTGGATCTGCTGGCGGCTTCTGTACTGGAGAAACTGCGATGGTAGAGCACCAACGTATCACCTCTCTAGCATATACCTTCTCTGCAACTATGCCTGCCTACCTTGCAAATAGTACTACTGCTGTAATCAACTGGTTTTTCAAGGATGATGAATGGCGGGCCAAGAATTTTACTAGCATTCGTCATAAGAGCCGACTCTTTAGAGATATCATTGCTGAATCTAAGTTCATCGATATGAATAACGTTGACAACTCGCCCATGTTCATCCTTCGCATTGCTGAGCCCATCCTTGACCGCAAGTTGAAGTCTATTAGTGACAAGGCTCAAGAAGCTCTGGAAATTGAGGCCTTGTTGCAGTTGATTGTTGATGAGTGTCTATCTGAAGGCGTTCTCATCTCACGCCAAAAAGTGCTTCCAGAATTTGAAACATTCCCTGTTGATAGAGCGATCAAAGTTACTATTTCCAATGATCTCACCGATGATCAGGTTCAACGTGCTGCTAGAACTATTGTCAATTCCTTCCGCGTCAAACTTCAGTAAATTCGCATTAATTCCCTCCTCCCGCCGATATGTAATTAGTTGACATTGTATTCTAATATTTTGTAACAATGATGCTTGGGTCTTCAACTAaggctctgccccagattGCTGTTCTCCTCGCTATTCGCTCTATAACTTTTTGTCGCTTCTTGGCCATGCTCATTAATCGGTTCACAGGGGTGGATCTCAATAAAGTTGATAGAGGTTAGGGTCCGTGGTGAAGTGGAAATTTATCCAGCGCTCGCTGAATATATCAACATCATTGAATGTTGTGATTGTTCAGGGTATGTGGGGATTTGGTTGGTTGTCACGGAAGTCTGAAAAGCCTCCAGTATCCACTGAAAAGGCAAGTTCTGTCTCCCCAGAAAAAGAGCTCTTATTAGAAGATCTCCCACCAAAGTTTGAGGACAAAGTCGAGGAGAGGCAGAAAAGACCCAAGTTGGATGTTTCAAAACCAGATATCTTTCAGAAGGCTGTTTCTTCCATTTCAACTGACGATTTTAAGAATGTTCATACAATTCCTTGCTTTCGTCAGGGTATGCTAGCGGGCTtaggtgttggtggtgtgATATTTGCCGTTTTGATTTCAACGAGGTCGTCAATCTCACGAAGCATGAATTGGGGTATGGGTGGTTTTGTAGCTGGATCAGTCGTATCTTGGGAGCAATGTAGAGCCAAAATGCGTCAGAGTAGGAGAAATGCTCAAGCTGTAAAGGAGAGTCTCCGAAGGCCACGGTCAGGACTAACTTCAGGACCCGGATCAGGTCCAAGTCAAGGTGAGGGCGAAGCGAAGTGATATGAAATCTCAGACTAGCAGTAGCCATACAAGCAGTCGACTGACGACTAATTAGTTTGGCTGCTATATGAAGTCTGCCGCAATGCCTTTATCAGATCTgtgattttgtttatttgtataTAAGTTTGCGTCATGCAGGGTCTTGAACAGGGATTATATCCAGCTGTCGGTCTAACAATATCCATGTTGTTTGGTAGGCTAGTTTAGTTTTAACTCGCATCTACTCTGTTTGTCTCTTTTATTTAATCTACCGAAAACAGTTATTTCATTGGAATcatatttgtttgttttgtaaGTTGATGGCTGTTTAttgtaaatataatatatgtGTCTCATGAGTATAGCTGACGATGGATCTTGTCACTAACTAGATGTCAGGCTCTAAGCGTATCCTACCATGACGACTCTTGTCCTTTGCTCATCAATTGCGCTCCTTGCTGTCGGAGTGCTTCTCTCTACAGTTGCACGTAAGTCTTCTATCGTCTGGCAGTTGTAGATTTGTCGAGTCCATCCTAATCGACAAGTTTGAAGTAGTAGGTTTACTTTACTATTGGTTTATTTTAATATCGCCTTTGTTAGAACTTCGCATTAATACAAACTTGGGTCAGATTTGACATCACAGACAGTGGTAACCGTAACATCATACTAACTACCAAGTTGTTGTGTTCTCTCCCTTTATTATTGTCGGTGTAacattgtttttttttggatggATTGCAGCAGTTACAATATTTGCAATAATAAGCTTCCTATTTTCACGTGGCAAAGGTACTTCAACAAAGGAGTCAAAAGATCCACTAAAAGTTCAGCATCAAAGATTTGATGC
The Sugiyamaella lignohabitans strain CBS 10342 chromosome A, complete sequence genome window above contains:
- the LCB1 gene encoding serine C-palmitoyltransferase LCB1 (Component of serine palmitoyltransferase; responsible along with Lcb2p for the first committed step in sphingolipid synthesis, which is the condensation of serine with palmitoyl-CoA to form 3-ketosphinganine; GO_component: GO:0035339 - SPOTS complex [Evidence IDA] [PMID 20182505]; GO_component: GO:0005737 - cytoplasm [Evidence IEA,IEA]; GO_component: GO:0005783 - endoplasmic reticulum [Evidence IEA]; GO_component: GO:0005789 - endoplasmic reticulum membrane [Evidence IEA]; GO_component: GO:0016021 - integral component of membrane [Evidence IEA]; GO_component: GO:0016020 - membrane [Evidence IEA]; GO_component: GO:0017059 - serine C-palmitoyltransferase complex [Evidence IMP] [PMID 1556076]; GO_function: GO:0003824 - catalytic activity [Evidence IEA]; GO_function: GO:0030170 - pyridoxal phosphate binding [Evidence IEA]; GO_function: GO:0004758 - serine C-palmitoyltransferase activity [Evidence IEA]; GO_function: GO:0004758 - serine C-palmitoyltransferase activity [Evidence IMP] [PMID 1556076]; GO_function: GO:0004758 - serine C-palmitoyltransferase activity [Evidence IGI] [PMID 8058731]; GO_function: GO:0016740 - transferase activity [Evidence IEA]; GO_function: GO:0016746 - transferase activity, transferring acyl groups [Evidence IEA]; GO_process: GO:0009058 - biosynthetic process [Evidence IEA]; GO_process: GO:0006629 - lipid metabolic process [Evidence IEA]; GO_process: GO:0030148 - sphingolipid biosynthetic process [Evidence IMP] [PMID 1556076]; GO_process: GO:0006665 - sphingolipid metabolic process [Evidence IEA,IEA]), producing MSAADRLVQDLNILIESTVSNITTTISKVPGSAIVIRYVQSSYQNDPARSVLELLLLLFAVRYFLASKYSYNKKNYVRLTEDEVEELIEDWTPEPLIKPITELDQKNIDDIPIIETHNGPIVKLQGHNGREFLNLTSTDVYNFNNNDRIKQEAIRSVRKHGVGSCGPAGFYGHQDAHWDCERALSDFLGTERSILYSQGFATSSSVIPCFLKRGDVIIADDKINLGIQKGMQLSRASVFWYEHNNMEELEKVMILANKKKQRGPIPRRFLITEGIYETEGDSPDLATMIKLKHKYKYRLLIDESWSFGILGDHGKGLPEQLGIDRKEIDITLGVLASAFGSAGGFCTGETAMVEHQRITSLAYTFSATMPAYLANSTTAVINWFFKDDEWRAKNFTSIRHKSRLFRDIIAESKFIDMNNVDNSPMFILRIAEPILDRKLKSISDKAQEALEIEALLQLIVDECLSEGVLISRQKVLPEFETFPVDRAIKVTISNDLTDDQVQRAARTIVNSFRVKLQ
- the COX20 gene encoding Cox20p (Mitochondrial inner membrane protein; required for proteolytic processing of Cox2p and its assembly into cytochrome c oxidase; GO_component: GO:0016021 - integral component of membrane [Evidence IEA]; GO_component: GO:0016020 - membrane [Evidence IEA]; GO_component: GO:0005743 - mitochondrial inner membrane [Evidence IEA,IEA]; GO_component: GO:0005743 - mitochondrial inner membrane [Evidence IDA] [PMID 10671482]; GO_component: GO:0005739 - mitochondrion [Evidence IEA]; GO_component: GO:0005739 - mitochondrion [Evidence IDA] [PMID 16823961]; GO_function: GO:0051082 - unfolded protein binding [Evidence IDA] [PMID 10671482]; GO_process: GO:0009060 - aerobic respiration [Evidence IMP] [PMID 10671482]; GO_process: GO:0033617 - mitochondrial respiratory chain complex IV assembly [Evidence IMP] [PMID 10671482]; GO_process: GO:0016485 - protein processing [Evidence IMP] [PMID 10671482]), which gives rise to MWGFGWLSRKSEKPPVSTEKASSVSPEKELLLEDLPPKFEDKVEERQKRPKLDVSKPDIFQKAVSSISTDDFKNVHTIPCFRQGMLAGLGVGGVIFAVLISTRSSISRSMNWGMGGFVAGSVVSWEQCRAKMRQSRRNAQAVKESLRRPRSGLTSGPGSGPSQGEGEAK